One Rhizoctonia solani chromosome 1, complete sequence DNA window includes the following coding sequences:
- a CDS encoding Retrovirus-related Pol polyprotein from transposon, whose amino-acid sequence MRLFSITRASHTAESLALRRSSRPASSNRTPWDTRLSREDSPSNPFGPTRYSIEQSSPEELVIPQPIQPYESPIKPHASMPALEDPQAGPSSSRRISPHSHKSSSRHSPRLSPLEYEAIQEANKLAKPSSSIRKPSPFGHKTSPATFQRMIPVFGLPDIEMLEPSSSKTQPSEPMNSHELKRSKGKTSEAHISKHRETQAALLDPNDRSFTNDPAIQKYLPYSPSTTLYPLNEEFPGEFNYQPDCTQMTSWCRKNPQANSFRKVYRQLGRVFYHVEIPPAHENRFPSPSCEQWASHYFKLLDTVVTFRPTCCITTKLVPAQEINHWPEYGKLHIDLNKLIKRTVQSVYDMEELLPIPEWPEHDCLFTSHSFEVAAVTYRDQMERFIQKLYEILGRQLQTGPPSPVISAGHLSEVEPGQEHLRDRTLQLKQDMTLLVPKSSRASPVTPQEAAQENLLRSLIKPTSQVTITSPLLPEPQVSPPAVALNTSSSTPPGHPPSSLHSSKASLTVTMQPRYLGPDNGTTLIPSEPLPSPPSSIATSSSRSIPLGRIPEESPHVTLQVPPTLERTERLRREAARSLGPRPPTPRPTIVPSTSSEETLPSSPRGNASVPIAQPSAIPPFNIQALEDYINNLSDGSIDGLSSSESSTGRDQVAPELIAPATPADSITSVSSAATHTMQIPVAQSTPRIRSQVEEDNVRNIPYNPPLSNAARRVSLAGPSIPLRDPPPHADFINCRSSLGANRQSSGRPAIPAESFTRVSTIPEERSSRLAESAHRRPTSSPESRRTPLSIHTNLPYLQEQPAPVTREEANMSRRGNFLAPLLAPVPQLQVPPAPPIDRTRLPPHIVGRMVSSRRFSELFNDPPPRDQLRDRLAPLAEGGGGNDPPYDSNEGDFDNSGRRRNNPPRRNGGGPPNNPEDPGNEPYAQANAARARPFNPAPVHFDTKLKPDIIPEWDGDTKKLSRWMTSINNIAEYSSYTRIQLGQQIPLRFTGRALRWFNALDKDYRRIITEDWPALRQAITIHFMNRTFLNRSKNEAMRIRFRDKDHSEETPEDYVIRKMEALTIVSNWTDSELIFEIMNGAPKSWTTHIDTSRIVTWEDFLDKIAWHEEDLLGKDSSHNSDIQRQLHQMQSTLKRLEGNRHSRPSARSHLAGSKPVGWHQNNPPPKYPKDDSTVSKGKTPKDKKARPCRHCGSMMHWDRDCKHAKKNSRFVRSHMAQADDDEWEAQEAYEDLCDEAYLDETEYDTEGEESVSEEEQDFHKPLQSLAVSTSSAKPSSGSQEEQHGLEGTTVSQGTNSADQGSKESDSSVFSGYSYGYCQNGEEITLKRLMSRPPGTAFFGSKATIIKGWLQTNNGPKKRITFDSGSEITLINESILKTLDPSPRVRIGQKLKLIQVTGNIKMIVEAYIVPNMNTPFILGTDFASQYQPSLVRNGDGTRIVFGDTGRSIPVEESDSSPRIDQQGNTFMVEVAQGFIKNSEKIKISKKAYKKRLQHRKLPPNTVKVKVYETVTIPAHTIKLIKVKTIWKEGQASDCLIDRNNPKIQVSNLSEHPLRLQGGEILGYMHDPNKYLAKEKDIAKEEKDSIIKYATLVQAMVQRKAEEKPTVQEEELMKSPEGGPKTAEVPDPEPVPSDRFLQEVNFSEHLTPNQRAKLEKVLRKHELAFGLDGRLGTHITQLEIRLRPGTKEISLTPYHASPAKREVIDKQIEEWLKLGVIEPSKSAWGFPVIVVYHNSKPRLCVDYRRLNEVAVPDEYPLPKQTDILHALEGSQWLTTLDALAGFTQLTIKEEDREKLAFRCHNGHWQPTKLLFGYRNGPAEFQRVMNRILSRFLWQFALVYIDDIVIYSVKFEDHCNHLDQVLGAIEEAEITLSPKKCHIGYQSLLLLGQKVSRLGLSTHKEKVDAILELEPPKNVPTLQTFLGMMTYFSSYIPFYSWIVAPLFKLLKKGTAWSWEEKEQQAFELAKEALASAPVMAYPIIGKPYRLYTDACNYGLGGILQQVQSIKIKDLKGTKAYKYLRGEYDKGNPVPRMTIPASKQRDDVTGGDTWDKQDFEETTVQVERVIAYWSRILKEAERNYSPTERKALALKEALVKFQVYLEGAEFVAITDHAALTWSKTYNNVNRRLMTWGLVFSAYPGMQIVHRAGRVHDNADPISRLRRRTPYHTSPLADQSTPLKLNMEEDPLRNLYKEINERFEEKLLRVASAFTQSYKIGNSQKPIKKWIPTPAEAISYQTTTSYSVEISINSEEITRFIEAYKKDSHFKQVMEEFKSHHNPLNPPFHQYQIGDNGLIYFIDSQEKYWLCVPRDLQVDILKENHDNLNQGAHAGYAKTYHRIASVYYWPKMARSIQKYVHTCDICQKAGHRRHGPRGFLQPLPIPQQPFEVVSMDFIMDLPPSNNYNAILVIVDKLTKYGHFIPCTTQIDEVQTAQLFHDHIWCHYGLPRQVITDRDARWTGAFWGHLVSMLGIWQALTTAHHPQSDGQTEILNQTTEVAIRVFTNPAKDNWSKLLSGFAHSYNTSVHTSTQQTPAFLLRGFQPLTSANLLALTSENIPRPAQESQTAEEFKESMELAQSLAKDALKVAQNYQQKYYNSDKTHVTFEPGDLVLINPHSLNLLKHQSGKGNKLNMRYEGPFEVMESISPVAYRIRLPASYRIHPIINIAHLESYKASPPEFGNQPTQNIPREDFQQMPEYEVEKIVEERTVKKGNKRIRQYKIRWLGYSSEHDRWRTEKELRNAPEVIKEWKQTSGSTIHPNHKKKKEF is encoded by the exons atgcgccttttctccatcacccgggcatcccacactgccgaatcgcttgcgcttag AAGATCAAGTAGACCTGCATCCTCTAATAGGACCCCTTGGgacacaagactttcaagagaag ATAGTCCCAGCAACCCTTTTGGACCTACTAGGTACTCTATTGAGCAATCCTCTCCTGAGGAGCTAGTGATTCCCCAACCTATCCAACCCTATGAATCACCCATCAAGCCACATGCTTCCATGCCAGCCTTGGAAGACCCTCAAGCAGGACCTagtagctcaagaagaaTATCACCCCACtctcataagtcatcatccagacactctccaagattgtctcctttggaatatgaagctattcaggaagcaaacaagctagctaagccaagttcttctaTAAGGAAGCCTTCACCTTTTGGTCATAAGACTAGCCCAGCTACCTTCCAGAGGATGATACCTGTATTTGGACTTCCTGATATAGAGATGTTGGAACCTTCCTCTAGTAAAACTCAGCCCTCTGAGCCTATGAactctcatgagcttaagagatctaaaggaaagacttctgaagcccacatatctaagcatagggaaactcaagctgccttactggatcctaatgataggtcttttactaatgaccCAGCTATCCAGAAATACCTACCCTATTCTCCTTCCACTACCTTATACCCTTTAAATGAAGAATTTCCAggagaattcaactatcagcctGACTGTACTCAGATGACCTCTTGGTGCAGGAAGAACCCTCAAGCTAATAGTTTCAGGAAAGTTTACAGGCAGCTAGGAAgagtattctatcatgtggagATACCTCCAGCACATGAGAATCGCTTCCCCTCACCTTCTTGTGAGCAATgggcttctcactacttcaaactactagatactgtagtaacCTTTAGACCTACATGTTGCATCACTACCAAGTTAGTCcctgctcaagaaatcaaccatTGGCCTGAATATGGTAAGTTGCACATAGACCTGAATAAACTAATCAAGAGAACTGTTCAGAGCGTCTATGACATGGAAGAACTATTGCCTATTCCAGAATGGCCAGAACATGACTGCCTATTCACCTCTCATTCCTTTGAGGTAGCTGCagtcacttatagggatcagatggagcgtttcattcagaagctatatgagatccttggtagacaacttcagactggaccaccttccccagtcatctctgcaggacatctcagtgaggtagaacctggacaagaacaCCTTAGAGATAGGACTCTACAACTCAAGCAAGATATGACACTGTTAGTGCCCAAAAGTTCTAGAGCCTCTCCTGTCACTCCACAGGAGGcggctcaagaaaacttactaagGAGTCTTATCAAGCCCACAAGTCAAGTTACTATTACTAGTCCTTTACTTCCAGAACCTCAAGTCTCTCCTCCAGCTGTAGCCTTGAACACCTCCAGCAGTACTCCTCCAGGACACCCTCCTAGTAGCCTTCATTCATCTAAAGCCTctcttactgttactatgcaaccTAGGTATTTAGGACCTGATAATGGAACCACACTTATTCCCTCAGAACCTTTACCATCACCTCCTAGCTCTATtgctacttcttcctctagatCTATACCCTTAGGAAGAATACCAGAAGAGTCACCCCATGTAACATTACAAGTCCCACCTACCTTAGAAAGGACTGAGAGACTTAGGAGAGAAGCTGCTAGATCTCTAGGACCTAGACCACCTACTCCTAGACCCACTATAGTCCCTTCCACTAGTTCAGAAGAAACCTTACCATCATCACCCAGAGGTAATGCAAGTGTTCCTATTGCCCAACCTTCAGCtatacctcctttcaatatacaagcccttgaagactacatcaacaatctttcagatggaagtatagatggcttaagttcttctgaatcatcaactggaagagaccaagtagccccaGAACTAATAGCCCCAGCTACTCCTGCTGATTCTATTACTTCTGTCTCAAGTGCTGCTACTCATACCATGCAAATCCCAGTAGCACAGTCTACTCCCAGGATTAGGAGCCAAGTAGaagaggataatgttaggaatataccttataatccacctttaagcaacgctgctagaagagttagccttgcaggcccaagtattcctcttagagatccacctccacatgctGACTTTATTAATtgcagatcttccttgggagcaaatcggcaatcctcaggaagaccagctataccagctgaatcctttaccagagtatctacaatcccagaagagcgctcctctagactagctgaaagtgcccacaggagacctacctcctctcctgaatcaagaagaactcctctaagtatccataccaatttaccttacttgcaggagcagccagcaccagttactagagaagaagctaatatgagtaggagaggaaacttcttagcccctctactagcacctgtcccacaacttcaagtacctccagcaccacccattgataggactaggttacctcctcatattgtaggacgtatggtctcctctagaaggtttagtgagctgtttaatgatccacctcctagggatcaacttagagatagactagctcccttagctgaaggaggaggaggaaatgaccCACCATATGATAGCAATGAGGGAGATTTTGATAACTCTGGTAGAAGAAGGAATAACCCACCTagaaggaatggaggagGACCTCCCAACAACCCAGAAGACccaggaaatgaaccatatgctcaagcaaatgcagctagagctagacctttcAATCCAGCTCCTGTACATTTTGATACTAAGCTGAAACCTGACATAATCCCAGAGTGGGATGGAGACACTAAGAAGCTGTCgcgctggatgacatccatcaacaacatagctgagtatagtagctacactagaattcagcttggacagcagattcctctcaggttcacaggaagagctcttagatggttcaatgcattagataaggactataggcgaattataactgaagactggccagcacttaggcaagctatcactatccacttcatgaataggaccttcctgaacagaagcaagaatgaagccatgcgcatcaggttcagggataaagatcattcagaagagactccagaagactatgtcatcaggaagATGGAGGCTCTTACTATTGTTAGCAACTGGACTGACTCTGAATTAAtctttgaaatcatgaatggtgctcctaagtcctggaccacgcatatagacacctcaagaatagtcacttgggaagacttccttgacaagattgcatggcatgaggaggaccttttgggaaaagattcttctcataactctgacatacagcgtcaactacaccagatgcaatctactctcaagagactagaaggaaacaggcactctaggccaagtgcgcgctcacacttagcaggatctaaaccagtaggatggcatcaaaataatcctccaccaaaataccctaaggatgactctacagtatctaaaggtaaaactcctaaagacaagaaagctagaccttgtagacactgtggaagtatgatgcactgggatagagactgtaagcatgccaagaagaactccagatttgtgcgatcacatatggcacaagcagatgatgatgaatgggaagcccaagaagcttatgaagatctctgtgatgaagcctaccttgatgaaacagaatatgacactgaaggagaagagtctgtttctgaggaagaacaggattttcataagccccttcagtcattagctgtctctacctccagcgctaagcccagctctggatcccaggaggaacagcatggtctggaggggaccactgtcagccagggtactaactctgctgaccagggcagtaaggaatctgattcatctgtattctctggatat TCATACGGCTATTGCCAAaatggagaagaaatcactctcaagcgattaatgtcaagaccaccaggaactgctttctttggatctaaagccaccatcatcaaaggttggcttcagacaaataatggacctaagaagcgcatcacctttgactcaggatcagagatcactctcattaatgagtcaatacttaaaactctagatccatcacctagagtgcgcattggacaaaaactcaagttaattcaagttactgggaaca ttaaaatgattgtagaagcctacatAGTTCCCAACATGAACACACCTTTTATCTTAGGAACAGACTTTGCATCTCAGTATCAACCGTCATTAGTTAGGAATGGAGATggaacaaggatagtttttggggatacaggacgttctattcctgtggaagaatcagattccagcccaagaattgaccaacaaggtaatacctttatggttgaagttgcgcaaggattcatcaagaattctgagaaaatcaagatctctaagaaggcctacaagaagcgacttcaacataggaaattacctcccaatactgtcaaagtaaaagtctatgagacagttaccatcccagcgcataccatcaagctcatcaaagtcaagacaatatggaaggaaggtcaagcctctg actgcctgatagataggaacaatcccaagattcaggtttctaacctatcagaacatcctttaagattgcaaggaggagaaattcttggatatatgcatgatcctaacaaataccttgcaaaggaaaaggacattgctaaggaagaaaaagacagcattATCAAGTATGCTACCTTAGTGCAAGCCATGGTGCAGAGGAAAGCTGAAGAGAAGCCTACtgtgcaagaagaggaattaatgaagtcgcctgaaggaggacctaagactgctgaagtacctgacccagaacctgtcccttcagatagatttcttcaagaagttaatttctcagaacatctcacccctaatcaaagggctaaactagaaaaagttttgcgcaagcatgagttagcctttggattagatggtagacttggtactcatatcactcaactggaaattagactaaggccaggaactaaagaaatatctctaaccccttaccatgcttctccagctaaaagagaagtcattgacaagcaGATTGAGGAATGGCTTAAACTTGGAGTCATTGAGCCATCCAAAAGTGCTTGGGGATTTCCAGTCATAGTAGTCTATCACAACAGTAAACCCAGACTATGTGTGGATTACAGACGTCTCAATGAAGTAGCTGTACCAGATGAGTATCCCTTACCAAAGCAAACTGACATTTTGCATGCCTTGGAAGGATCTCAATGGCTTACTACCTTAGATGCGCTAGCTGGTTTCACTCAGCTAACCATTAAGGAggaagacagagagaaacttgctttcagatgtcacaacggccattggcaacctaccaaactactctttggatataggaatggaccagcagagttccagcgtgtcatgaataggatactttcaagatttctatggcaatttgccctagtatatattgatgacatagtgatctatagtgttaagtttgaagaccattgcaatcacttagatcaagtcttaggagctattgaagaagctgaaatcaccctatctccaaagaaatgtcacattggataccaatcactactattgctaggacagaaggtatcaagattaggtctatcaacccacaaggaaaaagttgatgctatcttagagttggaaccccctaaaaatgttcctaccttacagactttcctagggatgatgacttatttctctagctatattcccttctactcatggattgtagcgcctttgttcaagcttctcaagaaaggaacagcttggtcttgggaggaaaaggaacaacaagcatttgaacttgctaaagaggccctagcatctgctccagtaatggcttatcctattattggaaaaccttacagattatatacagatgcatgcaactatggccttggaggaatattacagcaagtccaatcaatcaagataaaagacttaaaagggacaaaggcatacaagtacttaaggggggaatatgataaaggaaacccagttcccagaatgacaattcctgcttccaagcagagagacgacgtgactgggggggatacatgggataagcaagactttgaagaaacaactgtacaagtggagcgagtcattgcttattggtcaaggattctaaaagaagcagaaagaaactactccccaacagagcgcaaagcattagccctcaaggaagcacttgtgaaatttcaggtatacttggaaggagctgaatttgttgctatcacagatcacgccgctctcacctggagcaagacttacaataatgtcaacagaagactcatgacatggggcttagtattctcagcctacccaggaatgcagattgtgcaccgcgcaggaagagtacatgacaatgcagatcctatctcaagacttaggaggagaACCCCATATCATACCAGCCCTCTGGCAGATCAATCGactccactcaagctcaatatgGAGGAAGACCCATTAAGAAACCTCTATAAGGAAATAAATGAAcgttttgaagagaaacttcttagagttgcaagcgcattcacccagagttacaaaattggaaatagccagaagcccatcaagaagtggatacccacaccggcagaagctatatcttatcaaacaactacctcatactctgtggaaatatcaataaactcagaagaaatcacaaggttcatagaagcatacaagaaggactcccATTTTAAGCAAGTAatggaagagttcaagtcgcaccacaatccactcaatccacccttccatcaataccagataggagataatggattgatctactttatagattcccaggaaaagtattggctatgtgtacctagggatctacaagtagatattttgaaggaaaatcatgataacctcaatcaaggagcacatgctggttatgctaagacatatcatcgaattgcttctgtttactattggcctaagatggctagaagcattcagaagtatgtacacacttgtgatatctgtcagaaagcaggacatcgacggcatggacccagaggattccttcaacctttacctattccacagcaaccctttgaagtagtatcaatggacttcatcatggatcttccaccaagtaacaactacaacgctatcctagttattgtggacaaactaactaagtatggacatttcatcccatgtactactcagatagatgaagtacaaacagcgcaactgttccatgatcacatatggtgtcaCTATGGTTTACCTCGGCAAGTAATCACTGATAGAGATGCTAGATGGACAGGAGCCTTTTGGGGTCACTTAGTTAGTATGTTAGGAATTTGGCAAGCACTCACCACtgcacatcatcctcagagtgatggacaaacagagataCTTAATCAAACTACAGAAGTGGCTATTAGAGTATTCACTAACCCAGCTAAGGACAATTGGAGTAAGCTTCTATCAGGATTTGCGCACTCATACAATACAagtgtgcatacatccacacaacAGACACCAGCCTTCCTACTCCGCGGATTCCAGCCTCTAACATCAGCCAACTTACTGGCTCTCACTTCTGAGAACATTCCAAgaccagcccaagaaagtcaaacagctgaagaattcaaggaatccaTGGAATTAGCACAATCATTAGCTAAGGACGCTCTCAAAGTAGCTCAGAATTATCAACAGAAATACtataattctgacaagacACATGTCACCTTTGAGCCAGGAGATTTAGTCTTAATCAATCCCCATTCCTTAAACCTACTCAAACATcagtcagggaaagggaataagctaaatatgcgttatgaaggaccatttgaagtcatggaaagcatatcaccagtagcatataggataagattacctgctagctatcgcatacacccaatcattaacatagcccacttggaatcttacaaggcatcacccccagagtttgGAAACCAACCCACTCAGAACATACCTAGAGAGGACTTCCAACAAATGcctgaatatgaggtggaaaaGATAGTAGAAGAAAGGACAGTCAAGAAGGGCAACAAGAGGATTAGGCAGTACAAAATCCGTTGGCTTGGGTACAGCTCAGAACATGATAGATGGAGGACAGAAAAAGAATTAAGGAATGCCCCAGAAGTAATCAAAGAATGGAAGcaaacctctggctccactatccatcccaatcacaagaagaagaaggagttctaa
- a CDS encoding DDE superfamily endonuclease, which translates to MNETSLQQMFALVPSVLSCYIQFALGILATVLKLVCKACITWPLAVEMQQYSALIHAQHPTIQGAFGFIDGLSLPVGTSANPKIKQATYNGWLHDHRITNVIMFAPNGCILSAQVNTPGSWHDLRTAGHIYTQLKDKTLTSFFLIANTAFP; encoded by the exons ATGAACGAAACATCTCTACAGCAGATGTTTGCTCTAGTCCCCTCTGTACTGTCTTGCTATATTCAATTTGCCCTTGGAATCCTAGCGACTGTGCTCAAGCTTGTTTGCAAAGCTTGCATTACCTGGCCCTTGGCGGTTGAAATGCAACAATATTCTGCCCTAATTCACGCACAACACCCAACAATTCAAGGCGCGTTTGGGTTTATTGACGGCCTCAGCCTCCCTGTTGGCACAAGTGCCAACCCCAAGATCAAACAAGCAACATACAACGGCTGGCTCCATGACCACAGGATAACCAACGTTATCATGTTTGCTCCCAATG GGTGTATTCTCAGCGCCCAAGTCAACACGCCTGGGAGTTGGCATGACTTGCGCACTGCCGGCCACATATACACACAGCTAAAGGACAAGACCCTGACCAGCTTTTTCCTCATTGCCAACACTGCATTCCCTTGA
- a CDS encoding Dyp-type peroxidase family has product MANNVNLQNIQARVFPKKKQEFIFFNIKDAVQFKAALPKLKVDTSHNVLGIRRQIETAKARDAHAIVSVALVNISFSRSGLTALGIFEHPGGPDDPFEKGQLADAANLGDVGTRMPDDSFDPSWELAFKSPLDGVLNVAGDSLQRVKSKIAEIEAIFGRSIEVINQLKGTVRPRENKGHEHFGWSDGISNPTLRNVGGIPAPLPGQLVVSPGVIICGRLADPVADRPEWATDGSFLAFRKLQQLVPEFRDFLLKNPLQETYPDRRKGSELLGAKLFGRWPSGAPIQLSPLDDDPALGADPQRNNLFNYPNDHGDAGQNGCPYSAHIRKTQPRGDLAPSATEQSGVFRTSIAYGPELSEDEKNGNTTEFSRGLAFLCYQSSLNHGFRFIQTSWANNIDFINGRGIRPGYDAIIGQNSGRARETLGTTEGYSKSLPMDFVVSCGGEYFFSPSIEALRNRFIQ; this is encoded by the exons ATGGCTAACAACGTGAATTTGCAGAATATCCAGG CCCGGGTTttcccaaaaaaaaaacaggaATTCATCTTTTTCAACATCAAAGATGCTG TTCAATTCAAAGCGGCGCTCCCAAAGCTGAAGGTAGACACGAGCCACAACGTCCTTGGTATCCGTCGCCAAATTGAAACGGCCAAAGCACGGGATGCTCATGCAATTGTGTCCGTAGCCCTTGTGAACATCTCGTTCTCGAGGAGTGGGCTTACGGCACTGGGTATTTTTGAGCATCCAGGAGGCCCCGACGATCCCTTTGAGAAAGGCCAGTTAGCTGATGCGGCAAACCTTGGGGATGTTGGCACAAGGATGCCTGACGATTCCTTCGACCCAAGCTGGGAGTTGGCTTTCAAATCTCCCCTCGATGGTGTATTGAATGTGGCAGGCGACTCATTGCAAAGGGTCAAGTCGAAGATCGCCGAGATCGAAGCAATTTTCGGCCGCTCCATTGAAGTGATAAACCAGCTCAAAGGAACAGTACGCCCCCGAGAAAACAAG GGGCATGAGCACTTTGGCTG GTCTGATGGTATCTCCAACCCAACATTGAGAAATGTCGGAGGAATTCCGGCTCCACTGCCTGGACAACTCGTTGTTTCACCAG GCGTCATCATATGCGGACGCCTGGCCGATCCGGTTGCTGATCGTCCTGAATGGGCTACTGATGGTAGTTTCCTTGCTTTTCGAAAGCTTCAGCAGCTGGTACCAGAGTTCCGAGATTTCTTGCTCAAAAACCCATTACAAGAAACGTATCCAGATCGTAGGAAGGGTAGTGAGCTACTCGGAGCAAAGCTTTTCGGTCGATGGCCGAGCG GTGCCCCCATCCAGCTAAGTCCCTTGGACGATGATCCGGCGCTAGGAGCCGACCCTCAGAGGAACAACCTGTTCAACTATCCAAATGACCACGGCGATGCTGGTCAGAACGGGTGTCCTTACTCTGCTCACATACGCAAAACTCAGCCTCGCGGTGACCTTGCACCTAGCGCAACCGAACAATCGGGCGTTTTTCGAACCAGTATTGCTTATGGGCCGG AGCTCAGTGAAGACGAGAAGAACGGCAATACAACTGAGTTCTCTAGAGGCCTTGCGTTCCTGTGTTATCAAAGCTCCCTGAACCATGGATTCCGCTTCATTCAAACCT CATGGGCCAACAACATTGATTTTATCAATGGCCGAGGCATTAGGCCTGGATATGATGCTATCATTGGGCAGAATAGCGGAAGAGCGCGCGAAACGTTGGGAACTACGGAAGGATACAGCAAAAGTCTTCCAATGGACTTCGTGGTCTCCTGTGGCGGAGAGTACTTCTTTTCGCCTTCGATTGAGGCGTTGAGGAACCGGTTTATACAGTAG